One genomic segment of Arthrobacter sp. zg-Y1110 includes these proteins:
- a CDS encoding bifunctional 3-phenylpropionate/cinnamic acid dioxygenase ferredoxin subunit — protein MSEGIRVADVDEIDEGEALTVDAETAGTSDDIAVFHSDNGRFYALNDTCTHEDASLADGWIEGDEVECPVHSARFCLRTGEALCLPALISTKAHRVDVRDGAVWLYPNESPLNV, from the coding sequence ATGAGCGAGGGTATCCGCGTTGCCGATGTTGACGAGATAGACGAGGGTGAAGCCCTGACGGTGGACGCCGAAACTGCGGGCACCTCGGATGATATTGCCGTTTTCCACAGCGACAACGGACGCTTCTATGCGCTCAATGACACCTGCACGCACGAGGATGCCTCCCTTGCCGACGGGTGGATCGAAGGGGACGAGGTGGAATGCCCCGTCCACTCCGCGCGCTTCTGCCTCCGCACCGGTGAAGCCTTGTGCCTGCCGGCCCTCATCAGCACCAAGGCGCACCGCGTTGACGTGCGCGACGGAGCCGTGTGGCTCTACCCGAACGAGAGCCCCCTCAACGTTTGA
- a CDS encoding MarR family winged helix-turn-helix transcriptional regulator — translation MQNEGDWEPVRLLSTAARLVRREVDNKLRAVGLTQERVTVLRVLLAEGPMRRAELARRLRVTAQTLGTALVSMAAQGLVEEVSAETVGRSGRWMAISERGQKLLADAENLEQDNSTAGIGPELRSELITLIRGLERGKQQRPAPPLAGVEQNGSPLAAASEPPLPG, via the coding sequence ATGCAGAACGAGGGGGACTGGGAACCCGTGCGGCTGCTCTCAACGGCTGCAAGACTGGTAAGACGAGAAGTAGATAACAAGCTCCGTGCCGTGGGGCTGACGCAGGAGCGCGTGACAGTGCTGCGGGTGCTCCTGGCGGAGGGGCCCATGCGGCGCGCGGAGCTGGCCAGGCGCCTGCGCGTCACCGCGCAGACCCTGGGTACGGCGCTGGTGAGCATGGCCGCGCAAGGTCTCGTGGAAGAGGTGTCGGCCGAGACCGTCGGCCGCTCCGGACGATGGATGGCCATCTCCGAGCGCGGGCAGAAGCTGCTGGCCGACGCCGAAAACCTGGAGCAGGACAATTCCACGGCCGGAATCGGTCCGGAGCTGCGATCGGAGTTGATCACGCTTATCCGCGGCCTCGAGCGCGGCAAGCAGCAGCGGCCTGCACCACCCCTGGCCGGGGTGGAGCAGAACGGCTCCCCGCTGGCGGCGGCCTCCGAGCCTCCGCTGCCGGGGTAA
- a CDS encoding TIGR03085 family metal-binding protein yields MAWVETERAELVRTLREADPLAPTLCEGWDVRRLLAHLVLREHAPWRIAADAVQRTKPGQEKQLGAEAAAAGTPEGYAALVDRFAAGPARFSPFRLDAANLVEYVVHHEDIRRGESMAAPRELPAGQQQALWKQLGLMARMGYRGSPVGVELAVPGSGRRRVKGGTPSVLISGDVVDLALHAMGRRAAANVSIEGGGDTVRAFRQWAAR; encoded by the coding sequence ATGGCATGGGTGGAAACGGAACGCGCGGAATTGGTCCGGACGCTGCGGGAGGCGGATCCGCTGGCGCCGACGCTGTGTGAGGGATGGGATGTGCGCCGGCTGCTGGCCCATCTGGTGCTGCGGGAGCACGCGCCCTGGAGGATTGCCGCCGATGCGGTGCAACGGACCAAACCAGGGCAGGAGAAGCAGCTGGGTGCCGAGGCCGCCGCTGCCGGCACCCCCGAAGGCTATGCCGCATTGGTGGACCGGTTTGCCGCCGGTCCGGCCCGTTTTTCCCCGTTCCGGCTGGACGCGGCGAACCTCGTGGAATACGTCGTCCACCACGAGGACATCCGCCGCGGGGAATCAATGGCAGCGCCGCGGGAGCTTCCCGCGGGTCAGCAGCAGGCCCTGTGGAAGCAGCTGGGCCTCATGGCCCGGATGGGCTACCGCGGCAGCCCGGTGGGCGTGGAACTGGCAGTGCCCGGTTCCGGCCGGCGCCGGGTCAAGGGCGGCACCCCGTCGGTGCTGATTTCCGGAGACGTGGTGGATCTCGCCCTGCACGCCATGGGAAGGCGTGCGGCGGCCAATGTGAGCATCGAAGGCGGGGGTGACACGGTCCGGGCATTCCGCCAGTGGGCCGCCCGCTAA
- a CDS encoding acyl-CoA dehydrogenase family protein, with translation MSTTDVSQDAGRNRSARRIKERVVTEQDARNATEAARDTGESRPSFAKGIYLGNYNLDLVGSLPPADLDEEARAQLFLEALTEYCRTMDGLAIERTGVIPDENLRGLADLGVFGIKIPQHYGGLGLSLLNYGRALMLLGSVHPSLGALVSAHQSIGVPEPVKVFGNDAQKEEYLPRCAAGAVTAFLLTEPDVGSDPARLRTTAIPSEDGSEYVIDGVKLWTTNGVIAELVVVMAAVPPHGGSKGGISAFVVEMSSPGITVENRNNFMGLRGIENGVTRFTNVRVPAANRLGREGQGLKIALTTLNTGRLSIPAMCAASGKWSLKIARGWSGAREQWGRPIGRHEAVAKKLAYIAATSFALEAVFELSAQLADAGTKDIRIEAALAKLWASEMAYNVADELVQVRGGRGFETADSLAARGERAVPAEQQLRDLRINRVFEGSTEIMHLFIAREAVDAHLSAAGDLAVADAPVGAKARAALKASGFYGKWLPTLAAGKGNVPTSYAEFGLLARHLRYAERASRRLARSTFLGMARWQAGLEHHQVFLGRIVDIGAEIFAISASCVRALNIRREDPAEGASAFELADAFSRQSRVRIESLFDGLWHNSDESDRKLSKGVLDGRYTWQEEGVLDASEGTGPWISETARGDEPKENLHRRYR, from the coding sequence ATGAGCACCACTGATGTTTCCCAAGACGCCGGCCGCAACCGAAGTGCCCGCAGAATCAAAGAGCGCGTGGTCACCGAACAGGATGCCCGCAACGCCACCGAAGCAGCACGCGATACCGGGGAATCCCGCCCGAGCTTCGCCAAGGGGATCTACCTCGGCAATTACAACCTGGACCTGGTCGGTTCCCTGCCGCCGGCGGACCTCGACGAGGAGGCCCGCGCCCAACTGTTCCTGGAAGCCTTGACCGAGTACTGCCGGACCATGGACGGACTGGCAATTGAACGCACCGGGGTGATTCCGGACGAGAACCTGCGCGGACTTGCGGACCTGGGGGTGTTCGGCATCAAGATCCCCCAGCACTACGGCGGGCTCGGACTGTCCCTGCTGAACTACGGACGCGCCCTGATGCTCCTGGGCAGCGTGCACCCCAGCCTGGGGGCACTGGTCTCGGCCCATCAGTCCATCGGCGTGCCGGAGCCGGTGAAGGTCTTCGGGAACGACGCACAGAAGGAGGAGTACCTGCCGCGCTGCGCCGCCGGGGCAGTGACCGCCTTCCTGCTCACCGAGCCCGACGTCGGATCGGACCCGGCGCGGCTGCGCACCACCGCCATCCCCTCCGAAGACGGCAGCGAATACGTGATTGACGGCGTCAAGCTGTGGACCACCAACGGCGTGATTGCCGAACTGGTGGTGGTGATGGCCGCCGTTCCGCCGCACGGCGGTTCCAAGGGCGGCATCAGCGCGTTCGTGGTGGAAATGTCCTCCCCCGGCATCACGGTGGAGAACCGCAACAACTTCATGGGCCTGCGCGGCATCGAGAACGGGGTCACCCGCTTCACCAACGTCCGCGTTCCGGCGGCCAACCGGCTGGGCCGCGAAGGCCAGGGCCTGAAGATTGCCCTGACCACGCTGAACACCGGCCGCCTCTCCATTCCGGCCATGTGCGCGGCCTCCGGGAAATGGTCGCTGAAGATTGCCCGCGGCTGGTCCGGTGCCAGGGAACAGTGGGGCCGGCCGATCGGCCGGCACGAGGCCGTGGCCAAGAAACTCGCCTACATTGCGGCTACCAGCTTCGCACTGGAGGCGGTCTTCGAACTCTCCGCCCAGCTCGCCGACGCCGGCACCAAGGACATCCGCATCGAGGCGGCCCTGGCGAAGCTCTGGGCCAGTGAAATGGCCTACAACGTTGCCGACGAGCTGGTGCAGGTGCGCGGTGGACGCGGTTTCGAGACCGCAGATTCCCTCGCCGCCCGCGGCGAGCGCGCGGTCCCGGCCGAACAGCAGCTGCGGGACCTGCGTATCAACCGGGTATTCGAGGGTTCCACCGAAATCATGCACCTGTTCATTGCGCGGGAAGCCGTGGACGCGCACCTGTCCGCGGCCGGGGACCTGGCGGTGGCGGACGCCCCGGTGGGCGCCAAGGCACGGGCTGCACTGAAGGCCAGCGGTTTTTACGGCAAGTGGCTGCCGACGCTCGCTGCGGGCAAGGGCAACGTCCCCACGTCCTACGCCGAGTTCGGCCTGCTGGCCCGGCACCTGCGCTACGCCGAGCGGGCCTCCCGCCGGCTGGCCCGGTCCACCTTCCTCGGCATGGCCCGCTGGCAGGCGGGGCTGGAACACCACCAGGTCTTCCTGGGCCGGATTGTGGACATCGGCGCGGAAATCTTTGCGATCTCGGCCTCGTGCGTCCGCGCCCTGAACATCCGGCGCGAGGATCCGGCGGAGGGTGCAAGCGCGTTCGAGCTCGCGGACGCCTTCAGCCGGCAGTCCCGGGTGCGGATCGAGTCCCTGTTCGACGGCCTGTGGCACAACTCCGACGAGTCGGACCGGAAGCTGTCCAAGGGAGTCCTGGACGGACGCTACACCTGGCAGGAGGAAGGTGTGCTGGATGCGTCCGAGGGGACGGGCCCGTGGATCTCGGAGACGGCCCGCGGCGACGAACCGAAGGAGAACCTGCACCGCCGGTACCGGTGA
- a CDS encoding TetR/AcrR family transcriptional regulator has translation MTAVRTQPDWRDFSVPALPPLLRNALDCFVEHGYHGTSIRTVATRAGLSVPGLYHHYPSKQALLVGIAESAMADLYVRSTAALAEAGEDVEDRFALLIECLVLVHAYRWEHAFIAASEIRSLEGAARAGHIAARDRQQKLLDDVVSAAVSSGRFATGYPKDASRAVTTMCTGVSQWYRAGGPLSPEELAVRYVQICRGAVGAT, from the coding sequence ATGACCGCAGTCCGTACGCAGCCCGACTGGCGGGACTTCTCCGTGCCCGCCCTGCCGCCGCTGCTGCGCAACGCGCTGGACTGCTTTGTGGAGCACGGCTACCACGGGACCAGCATCCGCACCGTGGCCACCCGGGCCGGCTTGTCCGTGCCCGGGCTCTACCACCACTATCCGTCCAAACAGGCGCTGCTGGTGGGGATAGCCGAATCCGCGATGGCGGATCTCTACGTCCGGAGCACCGCTGCCCTCGCCGAGGCGGGGGAGGACGTCGAGGACCGCTTTGCCCTGCTGATCGAGTGCCTTGTCCTGGTGCACGCCTACCGCTGGGAACACGCGTTCATCGCCGCCAGCGAGATCCGCAGCCTGGAGGGTGCGGCCCGGGCCGGGCACATCGCGGCCCGGGACCGGCAGCAGAAACTCCTGGATGACGTGGTGTCAGCAGCGGTCAGCAGCGGCCGCTTCGCCACCGGCTATCCCAAGGACGCCAGCCGGGCGGTCACCACCATGTGCACCGGAGTGTCCCAGTGGTACCGCGCCGGAGGTCCGCTCAGCCCGGAGGAACTAGCGGTGCGCTATGTGCAGATCTGCCGCGGTGCGGTGGGCGCGACGTAA
- a CDS encoding SDR family oxidoreductase has protein sequence MTEPEQPAGGRRLKGKTAIVTGASRGIGLAIAHRLAAEGAKVCITARNIGPLKEAAAEFPEGTVLAIAGKSDDPDHRTEVLDTVAETWGRLDILVNNAGVNPVYGPLSKLDPEAARRILDVNVLGTLAWVSAVCAHEALDFLGRGGSVLNLSSVSAQTPAAGIGFYGISKAAVEQLTRTLAVELAPTVRVNALAPAVVKTQFARALYEGREEKVSSTYPLKRLGTPEDVAGAAAFLASDDAAWITGQIINLDGGLLVAGGSA, from the coding sequence ATGACCGAACCGGAGCAGCCTGCAGGCGGGCGACGCCTCAAGGGCAAAACAGCCATTGTCACCGGAGCCAGCCGCGGTATCGGGCTGGCGATCGCACACCGCCTGGCCGCCGAAGGGGCGAAGGTCTGCATCACTGCCCGCAACATCGGACCGTTGAAGGAAGCCGCCGCCGAGTTCCCGGAAGGCACGGTGCTGGCGATAGCCGGCAAATCCGATGACCCGGACCACCGCACCGAGGTGCTGGACACCGTGGCCGAGACCTGGGGCCGGCTGGACATCCTCGTCAACAACGCCGGCGTGAACCCGGTGTACGGGCCCCTGAGCAAGCTGGACCCGGAGGCCGCCCGCCGGATCCTGGACGTCAACGTGCTGGGCACCCTCGCCTGGGTTTCCGCCGTCTGCGCGCACGAGGCACTGGATTTCCTCGGCCGCGGCGGATCGGTGCTGAACCTCTCCTCGGTCTCGGCGCAGACCCCGGCCGCCGGCATCGGCTTCTACGGCATCAGCAAGGCCGCCGTGGAACAGCTCACCCGCACCCTCGCCGTCGAGCTGGCCCCAACGGTGCGCGTGAACGCGCTGGCGCCCGCCGTCGTCAAGACCCAGTTTGCGCGCGCCCTGTATGAGGGCCGCGAAGAAAAAGTCAGCTCCACCTACCCGCTGAAGCGGCTCGGCACCCCGGAGGACGTAGCCGGTGCGGCCGCCTTCCTGGCTTCCGACGACGCCGCCTGGATCACCGGGCAGATCATCAACCTCGACGGCGGCCTGCTCGTGGCCGGCGGCTCGGCCTGA